In Strigops habroptila isolate Jane chromosome 4, bStrHab1.2.pri, whole genome shotgun sequence, a single genomic region encodes these proteins:
- the XPO6 gene encoding exportin-6 isoform X10 has translation MASEEASLRALESLMTEFFHNCTTNERKREIEELLNNFAQQIGAWRFCLYFLSSTRNDYVMMYSLTVFENLINKMWLGVPSQDKMEIRSCLPKLLLAHHKTLPYFIRNKLCKVIVDIGRQDWPMFYHDFFTNILQLIQSPVTTPLGLIMLKTTSEELACPREDLSVARKEELRKLLLDQVQTVLGLLTGILESIWDKHSATAATPPPSPTSGESGDLLSSLLQSPSAAKLLNQPIPILDTESECICSLALECLAHLFSWIPLSTSITPSLLTTIFHFARFGCDTRVRKMSSVNGSSQNSVLGQERGRLGVLAMSCINELMSKNCVPMEFEEYLLRMFQQTFYLLQKITKENNAHTVKSRLEELDESYIEKFTDFLRLFVSVHLRRIESYSQFPVVEFLALLFKYTFHQPTHEGYFSCLDIWTLFLDYLTSKIKSRLADKEAVLNRYEDALVLLLTEVLNRIQFRYNQAQLEELDDETLDDDVRSRVEQGQLQVQILTLALQQTEWQRYLRQSLEVVAKVMELLPTHAFSTLFPVLQDNLEVYLGLQQFVVTSGTGHRLNITAENDCRRLHCSLRDLSSLLQAVGRLAEYFIGDVFAARFNDALTVVERLVKVTLYGSQIKLYNIETAVPSVLKPDLIDVHAQSLAALQAYAHWLAQFYSEVHRQNPEQFISLVSTTLEAITPLISSKVQEKLLLSACHLLVSLATTVRPVFLISIPAVQKVFNRITDTSAQQLPDKAQVLVCRALSNVLLLPWPNLPESEQQWAVRSTNHASLISALTREYRQLKSNAILPQRKVQLEDNVTDEMLSFFLTLFQGLRVQMGVPFTEQIIQTFLNMFTREQLAESILHEGSTGCRVVEKFLKILQVVVQEPGQVFKPFLPSVISLCMEQVYPIIAERSSPDVKAELFELLFRVLHHNWRYFFKSSVLASVQRGVAEEQMENEAQFSAIMQAFGQSFLQPDIHLFKQNLFYLETLNTKQKLYHKKIFRTTMLFQFVNVLLQVLVHKSHDLLQEEIGIATYNMASVDFDGFYSAFLPEFLASCDGVDSNQKNVLGRNFKMDRDLPSFTQNVHRLVNDLRYYRLCNDSLPPGTVKL, from the exons aaccTGATCAATAAGATGTGGCTTGGGGTCCCATCTCAAGACAAAATGGAGATCCGCAGCTGCCTGCCCAAGCTCCTTCTGGCTCACCATAAAACTCTGCCTTACTTCATCAGGAACAAGCTCTGCAAAGTCATTGTGGATATTGGCCGGCAAGACTGGCCAATGTTCTACCATGACTTTTTCACTAATATCTTGCAG TTAATTCAGTCTCCCGTGACCACTCCTCTGGGACTGATAATGTTGAAAACTACTTCGGAAGAACTGGCATGTCCAAGGGAAGATCTTAGCGTGGCCCGGAAAGAAGAGCTCCGCAAGCTGCTCCTAGACCAGGTGCAAACAGTGCTTGGGCTCCTCACAG GTATTTTGGAGAGCATCTGGGACAAACACAGTGCTACTGCTGCCACTCCACCACCATCCCCAACTTCAGGAGAAAGTG GTGACCTGTTGAGTAGCCTGTTGCAGAGTCCCAGTGCAGCCAAACTATTGAACCAGCCAATCCCCATCCTTGATACAGAAAGTGAATGCATATGTTCCCTGGCGCTGGAGTGCCTGGCACACCTCTTCAGCTGGATCCCTTTGTCTACTAGCATCACTCCATCACTCCTCACCACCATTTTCCACTTTGCTCGCTTCGGCTGCGACACCCGCGTGCGGAAGATGTCTTCTGTGAATGGCAGCAGCCAGAACTCGGTGTTGGGACAGGAGCGTGGCCGCCTTGGCGTCTTGGCTATGTCTTGCATCAATGAACTGATGTCCAAGAACTGTGTGCCTATGGAGTTTGAAGAGTATTTGCTACGGATGTTCCAGCAGACTTTCTACCTCCTGCAGAAGATTACCAAGGAGAACAACGCCCATACGGTGAAGAGCCGGCTAGAGGAACTGGATGAAAG CTACATTGAGAAGTTTACGGATTTTCTCCGTCTCTTTGTGAGTGTCCACCTACGACGAATTGAATCCTACTCCCAGTTCCCTGTGGTTGAGTTTCTGGCACTGTTGTTCAAATACACTTTTCATCAG CCTACACATGAAGGTTACTTTTCTTGCTTGGACATCTGGACACTCTTCTTGGACTACCTGACTAGCAAAATCAAAAGTCGTCTGGCAGACAAAGAAGCAGTACTCAACAG GTACGAAGATGCCTTGGTTCTGTTGCTGACAGAGGTGTTGAATCGAATCCAGTTCAGGTATAACCAGGCacagctggaggagctggatgaCGAGACACTGGATGATGATGTAAGGAGCAGAGTTGAACAAGGACAGCTACAGGTCCAGATATTAACTCTTGCACTG CAGCAGACCGAGTGGCAGCGGTACTTGCGCCAGAGCTTGGAAGTGGTTGCAAAAGTCATGGAGCTCTTGCCAACTCATGCCTTCTCCACACTA TTTCCAGTTCTGCAGGATAACTTGGAAGTATATCTGGGACTCCAACAGTTTGTGGTCACTTCAGGGACAG GTCACAGGCTGAACATCACTGCAGAAAATGATTGCCGCCGCTTGCACTGCTCCTTAAGGGACCTGAGCTCCTTGCTGCAGGCCGTCGGGCGCTTAGCAGAGTACTTCATTGGGGATGTGTTTGCTGCCAGGTTCAATGATGCTCTGACAGTGGTGGAGAG GTTGGTAAAAGTAACGCTGTACGGATCCCAGATTAAACTGTACAACATTGAAACCGCAGTACCATCTGTACTGAAACCTGACCTTATCGATGT GCACGCTCAGTccctggcagcactgcaggccTATGCACACTGGCTGGCACAGTTCTACAGTGAAGTTCACCGCCAGAACCCGGAGCAGTTCATCTCGCTCGTCTCCACCACTCTGGAGGCTATCACACCCCTCATCAGCTCAAAG GTGCAGGAGAAGTTGCTGCTGTCTGCGTGCCACCTGCTAGTCTCTTTAGCCACCACAGTGCGACCAGTGTTCTTGATCAGCATCCCAGCAGTACAGAAGGTGTTCAACAGGATCACAGACACTTCTGCTCAGCAGCTTCCTGATAAG GCCCAGGTGCTGGTGTGCAGAGCACTGTCAAACGTCTTGTTGCTGCCCTGGCCAAACCTTCCAGAGAGTGAGCAGCAGTGGGCAGTTCGTTCCACCAACCACGCCAGCCTCATCTCTGCCCTCACGAGGGAATACCGTCAGCTCAAATCCAATGCCATCTTGCCACAGAGGAAGGTGCAGCTGGAGGACA ATGTGACAGATGAGATGCTGAGCTTCTTCCTCACTCTGTTTCAAGGACTGAGGGTGCAGATGGGAGTGCCTTTCACTGAGCAGATCATACAGACCTTCCTAAACATGTTCACCAG GGAGCAGTTGGCAGAGAGCATCCTCCATGAGGGCAGCACTGGCTGTCGGGTGGTGGAGAAGTTCCTGAAAATACTGCAAGTGGTGGTACAAGAGCCAGGCCAAGTATTCAAACCTTTTCTACCCAGTGTCATCTCACTGTGCATGGAGCAGGTCTACCCCATCATTGCGGAG CGCTCATCTCCTGATGTGAAAGCAGAGTTGTTCGAGCTGCTTTTCCGGGTCCTCCACCATAACTGGCGGTACTTCTTCAAATCTAGTGTGCTGGCTAGTGTCCAAAGAGGAGTAGCAGAAGAGCAGATGGAGAACGAAGCACAGTTCAGTGCCATTATGCAG GCGTTTGGCCAGTCCTTCCTGCAACCTGACATTCACCTGTTCAAGCAGAATCTCTTCTACTTGGAGACGCTGAACACCAAGCAGAAGCTGTATCACAAG AAGATCTTCCGGACAACCATGCTGTTCCAGTTTGTGAACGTGCTACTTCAGGTGCTTGTCCACAAGTCGCATGACCTGCTCCAGGAGGAGATTGGCATTGCCACCTACAATATGGCCTCAGTGGACTTTGATGGCTTCTACTCAGCCTTTCTCCCTGAGTTCCTGGCCAGCTGTGATGGTGTGGACTCAAACCAGAAAAACGTGCTGGGAAGGAACTTCAAAATGGACAGG gatcTGCCATCGTTTACCCAGAATGTGCACAGACTGGTGAATGACCTGCGTTACTACAGACTCTGCAACGACAGTTTGCCCCCTGGAACTGTGAAACTATAG
- the XPO6 gene encoding exportin-6 isoform X2: MASEEASLRALESLMTEFFHNCTTNERKREIEELLNNFAQQIGAWRFCLYFLSSTRNDYVMMYSLTVFENLINKMWLGVPSQDKMEIRSCLPKLLLAHHKTLPYFIRNKLCKVIVDIGRQDWPMFYHDFFTNILQLIQSPVTTPLGLIMLKTTSEELACPREDLSVARKEELRKLLLDQVQTVLGLLTGILESIWDKHSATAATPPPSPTSGESGDLLSSLLQSPSAAKLLNQPIPILDTESECICSLALECLAHLFSWIPLSTSITPSLLTTIFHFARFGCDTRVRKMSSVNGSSQNSVLGQERGRLGVLAMSCINELMSKNCVPMEFEEYLLRMFQQTFYLLQKITKENNAHTVKSRLEELDESYIEKFTDFLRLFVSVHLRRIESYSQFPVVEFLALLFKYTFHQPTHEGYFSCLDIWTLFLDYLTSKIKSRLADKEAVLNRYEDALVLLLTEVLNRIQFRYNQAQLEELDDETLDDDVRSRVEQGQLQVQILTLALQTEWQRYLRQSLEVVAKVMELLPTHAFSTLFPVLQDNLEVYLGLQQFVVTSGTGHRLNITAENDCRRLHCSLRDLSSLLQAVGRLAEYFIGDVFAARFNDALTVVERLVKVTLYGSQIKLYNIETAVPSVLKPDLIDVHAQSLAALQAYAHWLAQFYSEVHRQNPEQFISLVSTTLEAITPLISSKVQEKLLLSACHLLVSLATTVRPVFLISIPAVQKVFNRITDTSAQQLPDKAQVLVCRALSNVLLLPWPNLPESEQQWAVRSTNHASLISALTREYRQLKSNAILPQRKVQLEDTKVIIHQTLSVLEDIVESISGESTKSRQICYQSLQESVQVSLALFPAFIHQSDVTDEMLSFFLTLFQGLRVQMGVPFTEQIIQTFLNMFTREQLAESILHEGSTGCRVVEKFLKILQVVVQEPGQVFKPFLPSVISLCMEQVYPIIAERSSPDVKAELFELLFRVLHHNWRYFFKSSVLASVQRGVAEEQMENEAQFSAIMQAFGQSFLQPDIHLFKQNLFYLETLNTKQKLYHKKIFRTTMLFQFVNVLLQVLVHKSHDLLQEEIGIATYNMASVDFDGFYSAFLPEFLASCDGVDSNQKNVLGRNFKMDRDLPSFTQNVHRLVNDLRYYRLCNDSLPPGTVKL; encoded by the exons aaccTGATCAATAAGATGTGGCTTGGGGTCCCATCTCAAGACAAAATGGAGATCCGCAGCTGCCTGCCCAAGCTCCTTCTGGCTCACCATAAAACTCTGCCTTACTTCATCAGGAACAAGCTCTGCAAAGTCATTGTGGATATTGGCCGGCAAGACTGGCCAATGTTCTACCATGACTTTTTCACTAATATCTTGCAG TTAATTCAGTCTCCCGTGACCACTCCTCTGGGACTGATAATGTTGAAAACTACTTCGGAAGAACTGGCATGTCCAAGGGAAGATCTTAGCGTGGCCCGGAAAGAAGAGCTCCGCAAGCTGCTCCTAGACCAGGTGCAAACAGTGCTTGGGCTCCTCACAG GTATTTTGGAGAGCATCTGGGACAAACACAGTGCTACTGCTGCCACTCCACCACCATCCCCAACTTCAGGAGAAAGTG GTGACCTGTTGAGTAGCCTGTTGCAGAGTCCCAGTGCAGCCAAACTATTGAACCAGCCAATCCCCATCCTTGATACAGAAAGTGAATGCATATGTTCCCTGGCGCTGGAGTGCCTGGCACACCTCTTCAGCTGGATCCCTTTGTCTACTAGCATCACTCCATCACTCCTCACCACCATTTTCCACTTTGCTCGCTTCGGCTGCGACACCCGCGTGCGGAAGATGTCTTCTGTGAATGGCAGCAGCCAGAACTCGGTGTTGGGACAGGAGCGTGGCCGCCTTGGCGTCTTGGCTATGTCTTGCATCAATGAACTGATGTCCAAGAACTGTGTGCCTATGGAGTTTGAAGAGTATTTGCTACGGATGTTCCAGCAGACTTTCTACCTCCTGCAGAAGATTACCAAGGAGAACAACGCCCATACGGTGAAGAGCCGGCTAGAGGAACTGGATGAAAG CTACATTGAGAAGTTTACGGATTTTCTCCGTCTCTTTGTGAGTGTCCACCTACGACGAATTGAATCCTACTCCCAGTTCCCTGTGGTTGAGTTTCTGGCACTGTTGTTCAAATACACTTTTCATCAG CCTACACATGAAGGTTACTTTTCTTGCTTGGACATCTGGACACTCTTCTTGGACTACCTGACTAGCAAAATCAAAAGTCGTCTGGCAGACAAAGAAGCAGTACTCAACAG GTACGAAGATGCCTTGGTTCTGTTGCTGACAGAGGTGTTGAATCGAATCCAGTTCAGGTATAACCAGGCacagctggaggagctggatgaCGAGACACTGGATGATGATGTAAGGAGCAGAGTTGAACAAGGACAGCTACAGGTCCAGATATTAACTCTTGCACTG CAGACCGAGTGGCAGCGGTACTTGCGCCAGAGCTTGGAAGTGGTTGCAAAAGTCATGGAGCTCTTGCCAACTCATGCCTTCTCCACACTA TTTCCAGTTCTGCAGGATAACTTGGAAGTATATCTGGGACTCCAACAGTTTGTGGTCACTTCAGGGACAG GTCACAGGCTGAACATCACTGCAGAAAATGATTGCCGCCGCTTGCACTGCTCCTTAAGGGACCTGAGCTCCTTGCTGCAGGCCGTCGGGCGCTTAGCAGAGTACTTCATTGGGGATGTGTTTGCTGCCAGGTTCAATGATGCTCTGACAGTGGTGGAGAG GTTGGTAAAAGTAACGCTGTACGGATCCCAGATTAAACTGTACAACATTGAAACCGCAGTACCATCTGTACTGAAACCTGACCTTATCGATGT GCACGCTCAGTccctggcagcactgcaggccTATGCACACTGGCTGGCACAGTTCTACAGTGAAGTTCACCGCCAGAACCCGGAGCAGTTCATCTCGCTCGTCTCCACCACTCTGGAGGCTATCACACCCCTCATCAGCTCAAAG GTGCAGGAGAAGTTGCTGCTGTCTGCGTGCCACCTGCTAGTCTCTTTAGCCACCACAGTGCGACCAGTGTTCTTGATCAGCATCCCAGCAGTACAGAAGGTGTTCAACAGGATCACAGACACTTCTGCTCAGCAGCTTCCTGATAAG GCCCAGGTGCTGGTGTGCAGAGCACTGTCAAACGTCTTGTTGCTGCCCTGGCCAAACCTTCCAGAGAGTGAGCAGCAGTGGGCAGTTCGTTCCACCAACCACGCCAGCCTCATCTCTGCCCTCACGAGGGAATACCGTCAGCTCAAATCCAATGCCATCTTGCCACAGAGGAAGGTGCAGCTGGAGGACA CCAAAGTGATCATCCATCAGACACTCAGCGTTTTAGAAGATATTGTAGAAAGTATCTCTGGAGAATCCACCAAGTCTCGACAGATCTGTTATCAGTCGCTGCAAGAATCCGTGCAGGTCTCACTAGCCCTCTTCCCAGCTTTCATTCATCAGTCAG ATGTGACAGATGAGATGCTGAGCTTCTTCCTCACTCTGTTTCAAGGACTGAGGGTGCAGATGGGAGTGCCTTTCACTGAGCAGATCATACAGACCTTCCTAAACATGTTCACCAG GGAGCAGTTGGCAGAGAGCATCCTCCATGAGGGCAGCACTGGCTGTCGGGTGGTGGAGAAGTTCCTGAAAATACTGCAAGTGGTGGTACAAGAGCCAGGCCAAGTATTCAAACCTTTTCTACCCAGTGTCATCTCACTGTGCATGGAGCAGGTCTACCCCATCATTGCGGAG CGCTCATCTCCTGATGTGAAAGCAGAGTTGTTCGAGCTGCTTTTCCGGGTCCTCCACCATAACTGGCGGTACTTCTTCAAATCTAGTGTGCTGGCTAGTGTCCAAAGAGGAGTAGCAGAAGAGCAGATGGAGAACGAAGCACAGTTCAGTGCCATTATGCAG GCGTTTGGCCAGTCCTTCCTGCAACCTGACATTCACCTGTTCAAGCAGAATCTCTTCTACTTGGAGACGCTGAACACCAAGCAGAAGCTGTATCACAAG AAGATCTTCCGGACAACCATGCTGTTCCAGTTTGTGAACGTGCTACTTCAGGTGCTTGTCCACAAGTCGCATGACCTGCTCCAGGAGGAGATTGGCATTGCCACCTACAATATGGCCTCAGTGGACTTTGATGGCTTCTACTCAGCCTTTCTCCCTGAGTTCCTGGCCAGCTGTGATGGTGTGGACTCAAACCAGAAAAACGTGCTGGGAAGGAACTTCAAAATGGACAGG gatcTGCCATCGTTTACCCAGAATGTGCACAGACTGGTGAATGACCTGCGTTACTACAGACTCTGCAACGACAGTTTGCCCCCTGGAACTGTGAAACTATAG
- the XPO6 gene encoding exportin-6 isoform X1 translates to MASEEASLRALESLMTEFFHNCTTNERKREIEELLNNFAQQIGAWRFCLYFLSSTRNDYVMMYSLTVFENLINKMWLGVPSQDKMEIRSCLPKLLLAHHKTLPYFIRNKLCKVIVDIGRQDWPMFYHDFFTNILQLIQSPVTTPLGLIMLKTTSEELACPREDLSVARKEELRKLLLDQVQTVLGLLTGILESIWDKHSATAATPPPSPTSGESGDLLSSLLQSPSAAKLLNQPIPILDTESECICSLALECLAHLFSWIPLSTSITPSLLTTIFHFARFGCDTRVRKMSSVNGSSQNSVLGQERGRLGVLAMSCINELMSKNCVPMEFEEYLLRMFQQTFYLLQKITKENNAHTVKSRLEELDESYIEKFTDFLRLFVSVHLRRIESYSQFPVVEFLALLFKYTFHQPTHEGYFSCLDIWTLFLDYLTSKIKSRLADKEAVLNRYEDALVLLLTEVLNRIQFRYNQAQLEELDDETLDDDVRSRVEQGQLQVQILTLALQQTEWQRYLRQSLEVVAKVMELLPTHAFSTLFPVLQDNLEVYLGLQQFVVTSGTGHRLNITAENDCRRLHCSLRDLSSLLQAVGRLAEYFIGDVFAARFNDALTVVERLVKVTLYGSQIKLYNIETAVPSVLKPDLIDVHAQSLAALQAYAHWLAQFYSEVHRQNPEQFISLVSTTLEAITPLISSKVQEKLLLSACHLLVSLATTVRPVFLISIPAVQKVFNRITDTSAQQLPDKAQVLVCRALSNVLLLPWPNLPESEQQWAVRSTNHASLISALTREYRQLKSNAILPQRKVQLEDTKVIIHQTLSVLEDIVESISGESTKSRQICYQSLQESVQVSLALFPAFIHQSDVTDEMLSFFLTLFQGLRVQMGVPFTEQIIQTFLNMFTREQLAESILHEGSTGCRVVEKFLKILQVVVQEPGQVFKPFLPSVISLCMEQVYPIIAERSSPDVKAELFELLFRVLHHNWRYFFKSSVLASVQRGVAEEQMENEAQFSAIMQAFGQSFLQPDIHLFKQNLFYLETLNTKQKLYHKKIFRTTMLFQFVNVLLQVLVHKSHDLLQEEIGIATYNMASVDFDGFYSAFLPEFLASCDGVDSNQKNVLGRNFKMDRDLPSFTQNVHRLVNDLRYYRLCNDSLPPGTVKL, encoded by the exons aaccTGATCAATAAGATGTGGCTTGGGGTCCCATCTCAAGACAAAATGGAGATCCGCAGCTGCCTGCCCAAGCTCCTTCTGGCTCACCATAAAACTCTGCCTTACTTCATCAGGAACAAGCTCTGCAAAGTCATTGTGGATATTGGCCGGCAAGACTGGCCAATGTTCTACCATGACTTTTTCACTAATATCTTGCAG TTAATTCAGTCTCCCGTGACCACTCCTCTGGGACTGATAATGTTGAAAACTACTTCGGAAGAACTGGCATGTCCAAGGGAAGATCTTAGCGTGGCCCGGAAAGAAGAGCTCCGCAAGCTGCTCCTAGACCAGGTGCAAACAGTGCTTGGGCTCCTCACAG GTATTTTGGAGAGCATCTGGGACAAACACAGTGCTACTGCTGCCACTCCACCACCATCCCCAACTTCAGGAGAAAGTG GTGACCTGTTGAGTAGCCTGTTGCAGAGTCCCAGTGCAGCCAAACTATTGAACCAGCCAATCCCCATCCTTGATACAGAAAGTGAATGCATATGTTCCCTGGCGCTGGAGTGCCTGGCACACCTCTTCAGCTGGATCCCTTTGTCTACTAGCATCACTCCATCACTCCTCACCACCATTTTCCACTTTGCTCGCTTCGGCTGCGACACCCGCGTGCGGAAGATGTCTTCTGTGAATGGCAGCAGCCAGAACTCGGTGTTGGGACAGGAGCGTGGCCGCCTTGGCGTCTTGGCTATGTCTTGCATCAATGAACTGATGTCCAAGAACTGTGTGCCTATGGAGTTTGAAGAGTATTTGCTACGGATGTTCCAGCAGACTTTCTACCTCCTGCAGAAGATTACCAAGGAGAACAACGCCCATACGGTGAAGAGCCGGCTAGAGGAACTGGATGAAAG CTACATTGAGAAGTTTACGGATTTTCTCCGTCTCTTTGTGAGTGTCCACCTACGACGAATTGAATCCTACTCCCAGTTCCCTGTGGTTGAGTTTCTGGCACTGTTGTTCAAATACACTTTTCATCAG CCTACACATGAAGGTTACTTTTCTTGCTTGGACATCTGGACACTCTTCTTGGACTACCTGACTAGCAAAATCAAAAGTCGTCTGGCAGACAAAGAAGCAGTACTCAACAG GTACGAAGATGCCTTGGTTCTGTTGCTGACAGAGGTGTTGAATCGAATCCAGTTCAGGTATAACCAGGCacagctggaggagctggatgaCGAGACACTGGATGATGATGTAAGGAGCAGAGTTGAACAAGGACAGCTACAGGTCCAGATATTAACTCTTGCACTG CAGCAGACCGAGTGGCAGCGGTACTTGCGCCAGAGCTTGGAAGTGGTTGCAAAAGTCATGGAGCTCTTGCCAACTCATGCCTTCTCCACACTA TTTCCAGTTCTGCAGGATAACTTGGAAGTATATCTGGGACTCCAACAGTTTGTGGTCACTTCAGGGACAG GTCACAGGCTGAACATCACTGCAGAAAATGATTGCCGCCGCTTGCACTGCTCCTTAAGGGACCTGAGCTCCTTGCTGCAGGCCGTCGGGCGCTTAGCAGAGTACTTCATTGGGGATGTGTTTGCTGCCAGGTTCAATGATGCTCTGACAGTGGTGGAGAG GTTGGTAAAAGTAACGCTGTACGGATCCCAGATTAAACTGTACAACATTGAAACCGCAGTACCATCTGTACTGAAACCTGACCTTATCGATGT GCACGCTCAGTccctggcagcactgcaggccTATGCACACTGGCTGGCACAGTTCTACAGTGAAGTTCACCGCCAGAACCCGGAGCAGTTCATCTCGCTCGTCTCCACCACTCTGGAGGCTATCACACCCCTCATCAGCTCAAAG GTGCAGGAGAAGTTGCTGCTGTCTGCGTGCCACCTGCTAGTCTCTTTAGCCACCACAGTGCGACCAGTGTTCTTGATCAGCATCCCAGCAGTACAGAAGGTGTTCAACAGGATCACAGACACTTCTGCTCAGCAGCTTCCTGATAAG GCCCAGGTGCTGGTGTGCAGAGCACTGTCAAACGTCTTGTTGCTGCCCTGGCCAAACCTTCCAGAGAGTGAGCAGCAGTGGGCAGTTCGTTCCACCAACCACGCCAGCCTCATCTCTGCCCTCACGAGGGAATACCGTCAGCTCAAATCCAATGCCATCTTGCCACAGAGGAAGGTGCAGCTGGAGGACA CCAAAGTGATCATCCATCAGACACTCAGCGTTTTAGAAGATATTGTAGAAAGTATCTCTGGAGAATCCACCAAGTCTCGACAGATCTGTTATCAGTCGCTGCAAGAATCCGTGCAGGTCTCACTAGCCCTCTTCCCAGCTTTCATTCATCAGTCAG ATGTGACAGATGAGATGCTGAGCTTCTTCCTCACTCTGTTTCAAGGACTGAGGGTGCAGATGGGAGTGCCTTTCACTGAGCAGATCATACAGACCTTCCTAAACATGTTCACCAG GGAGCAGTTGGCAGAGAGCATCCTCCATGAGGGCAGCACTGGCTGTCGGGTGGTGGAGAAGTTCCTGAAAATACTGCAAGTGGTGGTACAAGAGCCAGGCCAAGTATTCAAACCTTTTCTACCCAGTGTCATCTCACTGTGCATGGAGCAGGTCTACCCCATCATTGCGGAG CGCTCATCTCCTGATGTGAAAGCAGAGTTGTTCGAGCTGCTTTTCCGGGTCCTCCACCATAACTGGCGGTACTTCTTCAAATCTAGTGTGCTGGCTAGTGTCCAAAGAGGAGTAGCAGAAGAGCAGATGGAGAACGAAGCACAGTTCAGTGCCATTATGCAG GCGTTTGGCCAGTCCTTCCTGCAACCTGACATTCACCTGTTCAAGCAGAATCTCTTCTACTTGGAGACGCTGAACACCAAGCAGAAGCTGTATCACAAG AAGATCTTCCGGACAACCATGCTGTTCCAGTTTGTGAACGTGCTACTTCAGGTGCTTGTCCACAAGTCGCATGACCTGCTCCAGGAGGAGATTGGCATTGCCACCTACAATATGGCCTCAGTGGACTTTGATGGCTTCTACTCAGCCTTTCTCCCTGAGTTCCTGGCCAGCTGTGATGGTGTGGACTCAAACCAGAAAAACGTGCTGGGAAGGAACTTCAAAATGGACAGG gatcTGCCATCGTTTACCCAGAATGTGCACAGACTGGTGAATGACCTGCGTTACTACAGACTCTGCAACGACAGTTTGCCCCCTGGAACTGTGAAACTATAG